The Methanosarcina barkeri str. Wiesmoor DNA segment AAGATGCGAGGCTCTAAAGTGTTTGAAGTCCTTCTTGACATTACTGCCCAAGATTTTTTGAAAGCGGCAGACAAAATGACTTACTCCAGAGTTAAAGAAATTCTTGACGAGCTTGCACTCGATCCAGTCCCACTGCGAGCAAAAAGAATAATTGAGAGTAAGGAAAAGCTTTTCAGACTGCGGTCCAGGCATATAAGACTGCTTTATAGAATTAATTATGAGGATCAAACCCTGGTAGTTATAATGATTGAGCCTTTAAATCGTATGTATCGTTGAAGAGAGTAAGGGTTTAAACTCTATAGCCATTAAGTACTACAGCAGGAAATTAGAAAAAGTATGATCAGGCTAATACAAAATATAATTTCAACTTGTCTTATGAAATTATCTTTCATAGTTAGTAATATGCAAGACTAGTATAAATTATTTATTCAAGTTTGCCTCTTAACGTATGTGACTTTTCTGTAAACTGGATAAATCCTTTAAATTTTAATTTGCGTTTTCTATTTTTAGATTATGTGTAATATATAACACGACAGTTTTGACTATATATTATGTGGGCCTATCCTAACAGTAATATTATGTTGAAATTATAAATTTACTTCTATGTCATTTCGTGACATCGATGGCGTTCTATGGAACTCCATAGAACCTTATCTTCCTCCACAGAAACCACATACAGGAAGGTCGCGTGCAAATATGAGGAAGTTAATGAACGGTATTTTTTACGTTGTTATGACTGGTTGTACGTGGAAAGACGTTCCCAGGAGATATGGGTCTAAGTCAACAGTGCATAGATTCCTTCTATATCTTTGTGAACATGGCATCTATCAGAAGATTTTCAATGAGCTTTTAAACAAAGGTTACGACTTGAAGAAAATAGATTTTTCTCATTGCTTTACTGATACAAAGGATATTCCGGCTAAAAAGGGGAAATATCGGCTACGATGGACACAAAAAAATAAAAGGAATAAAAATAAGCGTTTTAGTAGATTTACAGGTTTTACCTCTCTCGATTATCATTAAATGATTCTACACTTTAGATTCTACACTTTATATACCTACACTTAAAAATTTCAATATAAAAAGACTTATAGGAAGGCCTGTTAACAGGCTTTCCAAAGTAACAGCTGATGCAATGTATGATACAGCTAAAATTAGAAAATATAACAGGAGAAGATGAATAAAGTCCAATATATCAGTAAATAAAATAAACAGGATGAACAATAAGAGAGTACGACTAATAAAGGTAAACCAGGAAGAATACAAAAAGAAAAGCATAGTAGAAAGGTTTTTTATCTGGAGAGAGTTATGCAAGAAAGTATTGCCAAGATATGAAATTAAAGAGACATCATATTTAGGAGTTTTAATGGTAGCAGTAATATTGGATTAAATGAACTTTTGGGAT contains these protein-coding regions:
- a CDS encoding type II toxin-antitoxin system RelE/ParE family toxin, with the translated sequence MFEVLLDITAQDFLKAADKMTYSRVKEILDELALDPVPLRAKRIIESKEKLFRLRSRHIRLLYRINYEDQTLVVIMIEPLNRMYR
- a CDS encoding transposase: MSFRDIDGVLWNSIEPYLPPQKPHTGRSRANMRKLMNGIFYVVMTGCTWKDVPRRYGSKSTVHRFLLYLCEHGIYQKIFNELLNKGYDLKKIDFSHCFTDTKDIPAKKGKYRLRWTQKNKRNKNKRFSRFTGFTSLDYH